The DNA segment ATTCCAGGCGCTGATCACCGAGGTGGCTTCGCTCAAGCCCGATGCCGTGTTCGTGTTCTTTGCCGGCGGCGGCGCGGTCAAGTTCGTCAAGGACTGGGCCGGGGCAGGATTGAAGGACAAGATCCCGCTGTATGGCTCGGGCTTCCTGACCGACGGCACGCTGGAAGCGCAGGGCAATGCCGCGCAGGGGCTGGAGACGACGCTGCATTATGCCGATGGCCTGACCAACGCGCGCGACAAGAATTTCCGCCTGGATTACGCCAAGGCCTTCAAGCTGCAGCCCGATGTCTACGCGGTGCAGGGCTATGACGCGGCACAGCTGCTCGCGGCCGGTGCCACCGCGGTCAAGGGCGACATGACGCGCAAGGCCGACCTGTACAAGGCCATGGGCGCGGCGAAGATCGACAGCCCGCGTGGGACTTTTACGCTGTCGAAGGCGCACAACCCGGTGCAGGATTTCTACCTGCGCAAGGTGGACGGGCGCGAGAACAAGGTCAGCTCGGTGGCGGTGAAGGCGCTGGCTGATCCGGCGCGTGGGTGCCGGCTGTAAGGCTTTCCAGGTCGCCCGGTTTGCTCCCTGCAGTCATCTCTCCCGCCTGCGGGAGAGGGGCCGGGGGCGAGGGCAGGACTCTCCACGAAGTGTAGCCACGTCGCATCACGCAAACGCCGGCCCTGTCCCCCAACCCCTCTCCCGCGCGCGGGAGAGGGGGGCTTGCCACCAGCATGCGTGGCGCTATCGGTTTCTTGATGTATTGCCCGCATGGACATCGTTTCCTTCCTCATCCAGTGCCTGAACAGCGTGCAGTACGGCCTGCTGCTGTTCCTGGTCGCCAGCGGCCTGACGCTGATCTTCGGCATCATGGGCGTGATCAACCTGGCGCACGGCAGCTTCTACATGCTGGGTGCGTACCTGGCCTTCACCCTTGCGGGGCTGACCGGCAACCTGTTTATCGCCATCCCGCTCGGCATCGTGCTGGCGGTGTTGTTCGGCTACGTGCTCGAATGGGCATTCTTCAGCTATCTGTACGAGCGCGACCACCTGCAGCAAGTGCTGATGACGTACGGGCTGATCCTCGTATTCGAAGAGCTGCGCAGCATCCTGGTCGGCGACGATGTGCACGGCGTGCAGGTGCCGGCGCTGCTCGACGGTGCGCTGCCAATCGGCAATGACATGACCTACCCGGTGTACCGGCTGTTCATTTCCGCGGTATGCCTGGCGGTGGCCGCGGCCATGTACTACGTGATCCGCCGCACGCGGCTGGGCATGATGATCCGCGCCGGCGCGACCAACCGCGAGATGGTGCAATCGCTCGGCATCAACATCACCGTGCTGTACCGCTTCGTGTTCGCGCTGGGCGTGGCGCTGGCGGTGCTGGCGGGCATGATCTCGGCGCCGGTGTCATCGGTGTATCCGGGCATGGGCGGGCAGGTGCTGATCGTCTGCTTCGTGGTGGTGGTGATCGGCGGTATCGGCTCGGTCAAGGGCGCGCTGGTGGCATCGCTGCTGCTGGGCTTCGTCGATACCTTTGGCAAGGTGTTCTGGCAGGAGGCGGCCGGCGTGCTGATCTACCTGCTGATGGCGGTGATCCTGCTGTGGAAGCCGCAGGGGCTGTTCAAGGCGGGATGACATGAATCCGACGACATTGCCGGCGCGCCGGCATCCCCGCGGCAATGCCGCGCTGCTCGCCGCGCTGGGCTGGCTCGTGGCCTTCGCGGTACTGGCCGTGCTGCCGCTGCTGCTGACCGCGGACAGCCACAAGTTCTATATCGAGCTGCTCAGCAAGGTGATGATCATGGCGATCTTCGCGCTGTCGCTGCAGCTGCTGATCGGCTATACCGGGCTGGTGAGCCTGGGGCATGCCGCGTACTTTGCCATGGCGGCCTACGCCACCGCGATGCTGGCGCCGCAATCCGGCCCGGGCAACGGCTGGCTGCTGCTGGCCGGCGCGCTGGCCGCCTCCGCGGGACTGGCGCTGGTGGTGGGCGCGCTGGTGCTGCGCACGCGCGGCGTGTATTTCATCATGGTGACGCTGGCCTTCGCGCAGATGGTGTACTTCGTGTTCCATGACACCAAGGTCGCCGGCGGCAGCGACGGCACCTATATCTATTTCCGCCCGGAGTTCCCGGTGCCGGGCGAGTACCTGCTGACCGTCACCGACGCCACGCACTTCTACTGGCTGGTGTGGATGGGCCTGGTGGCCACGGTCGCGCTGCTGGCGCTGGTGCTGCGCTCGCGCTTCGGCCATGCGCTGGTGGGCATCCGCCATAACGAGCAGCGCATGCGCGCCGCCGGCTATGCCACCTATCGCTACCAGCTTGGCGCCTTTGTCGCGGGTGGGGTGCTGGCGGGGCTGGCAGGCTTCCTCTATGCGATCCAGTTCGGCTTCGTCAACCCGGAGATCGCATCGTGGCACCAGTCGGGCAACGCCATGCTGATGGTGATCCTGGGCGGCGTCGGCAGCCTGGCCGGGGCGGTGCTGGGGGCGTTTTCCTTCGTACTGCTGGCCGAATGGTTCAGCACGCTGACCAAGCACTGGCAGCTGGTGATGGGCGGCTTCATCATCGTTGCCGTGGCGCTGCTGCCGCGCGGGCTGGTCAGCCTGCCCGCGGTGCTGCGGCACGGGCGCCGCGGCAAGACCGGGCGCCACAACGGCGGGCACGGGACCGAAGCCAGCGAGGCCGGCAAGGCCGGTGATGGCAACGCGCGCAAGACGGAGGCCGCATGAATACCCCGGTTCTGCAGGCGCAGCAGCTCACGCGCCGCTTTGGCGGCCTCACCGCGGTGGCCGGCGTCGACCTGTCGCTGTCGCTGCACGAGATCCATGCCGTGATCGGTACCAACGGCGCCGGCAAGTCCACGCTGATCAACATGCTGTCGTGCGAGCTGCCGCCCACGTCGGGGCGCCTGTTCCTGAAGGGTGAGGAGGTCACCGGCTGGTCGCAGCCGCGGCTGGCGCGGCACGGCGTGGGGCGCAGCTACCAGCGCAACAATATCTTCCTGCCGCTGACCGTGCGCGAGAACTGCCGGCTGGCGGCGCAGTCGCGCGCCCAGCGGGCCTGGCGCCTGTGGGAAAGCGCGCAGGGCTGCCGCACCAGCGCAGCGCTGGCCGACGAGGCCATGGAGCGCGCCGGCCTGGCGCAGCTGGCGGACCGCCCCGCCAGCGACCTGGCGCATGGCCAGAAGCGCCAGCTCGAGGTGGCGATGTGCCTGGCCACGCAGCCGGTGGCGCTGTTGCTCGACGAGCCGCTGGCCGGCATGGGGGCAGAGGAGTCGACGCGCATGCTGGGACTGCTGCGCGGCCTGCGCGAGGGCCACGCCATCCTGCTGGTCGAGCATGACATGGACGCGGTGTTCTCGGTCGCCGACCGCATCACAGTGATGGTCAACGGCACGGTGATCGCCACCGGCACGCCCGAGGCGATCCGGGCCAACCGCGAAGTCCAGCTCGCCTACCTGGGCGAGGAAGAAGGCGAGGCCGCATGAGTACGTCAATCAGCACGGCTACTAGCACGCCGACTAGCACGCCGATGATTGAAGCCACCGGCATCAACGCCTGGTACGGCTCCAGCCATGTGCTGCGCGGTATCGACTTCACCGTTGGCGTGGGCGAGACCGTGGGCCTGCTGGGCCGCAACGGCATGGGCAAGAGCACGCTGTTGCGTACGCTGCTGGGACACGTGCGCCAGCGCCAGGGGCAGATCCGCGTGGCCGGCCGCGATATGTCGCGTGCGCAGCCGTACGAGGTGGCGCGCCTGGGCGTGGCCTACGTGCCGGAAGGGCGGGGCATCTTCCCCAGCCTGTCGGTGCGAGAAAACCTGCTGATGGCCGCCCGCAAGGGTTGCAACGGCCGCAACGACTGGGACGAGGCGCGTGTGCTCGACCTGTTCCCGCGCCTCAAGGAACGCCTGTCGCACGGCGGCCAGCAGTTGTCCGGCGGGGAGCAGCAGATGCTGTCGATCGGCCGTGCGCTGATGACCAATCCCGACTGCCTGGTGCTGGACGAAGCCACCGAAGGGCTGGCCCCGCGCATCGTGCGCGAGATCTGGGAAGTCATCGCCACGGTGCGCGCTACCGGCATCGCTTCGGTGGTGGTCGACCGCAACTTCCGCTCGGTGCTGGCGCACGCCGACCGCGCCGTGGTGCTGGAAAAGGGGCGGGTCGTGCTGGCCGGCCCCGCGGCCGACCTGGCCGGCAAGCCGGAGGCGCTGGACCGCTACCTCGGCGTATAAAGCACTCTGGGTGCCGCATGACGCACAAATGTTGCCCTGCCGCAACGGCACCTGCGGGCGCAAGGACACGCTGTTTTGCTTACACGGGCCTTGACCACCGGCCACTTCCCTCCCATTCTTGCTGAGTCGCGAAAACGGCATCCGAATCATCCGGAGTGGTCGTTAGCTGACAGTTCATCTAGAATTGCCCCGGTTTGTGCAATGCAATAGAACGCTAAGAGCGCCGGAAAACGGTCGCAGCAGCGCAGGCCCATGCGCCGGGCCGCGACTGCGCCAGAGCCAACAAAACTGCCGGCGAGCCGGCCGGGCAGACCCAATCTCATGACTACCCAGTCCACAACCAGCCATTATTTCGTCGAGAGTCCCAGCACGCGCGCCCTGGTGCTCGGCGCGGTCGGTGTCGTCTTCGGCGACATCGGCACCAGCCCGCTGTACGCGCTCAAGGAGTGCTTCAGCAAGGAGCACGGCATCGCCTTCAGCACCGACGCCGTGCTAGGCGTCATCTCGATGCTGTTCTGGGCCATGATCATCGTGGTCTCGATCAAGTACGTGGTGTTCGTGATGCGGGCCGACAACGACGGCGAGGGCGGGGTGCTGGCGCTGATGGCGCTGGTGCTGCGTACCGTGGCGCCGCGCTCCGGCAAGGCCAGGATCCTGATGATGCTGGGCATCTTCGGCGCCTGCATGTTCTATGGCGATGCGGTTATCA comes from the Cupriavidus sp. P-10 genome and includes:
- a CDS encoding branched-chain amino acid ABC transporter permease, which gives rise to MDIVSFLIQCLNSVQYGLLLFLVASGLTLIFGIMGVINLAHGSFYMLGAYLAFTLAGLTGNLFIAIPLGIVLAVLFGYVLEWAFFSYLYERDHLQQVLMTYGLILVFEELRSILVGDDVHGVQVPALLDGALPIGNDMTYPVYRLFISAVCLAVAAAMYYVIRRTRLGMMIRAGATNREMVQSLGINITVLYRFVFALGVALAVLAGMISAPVSSVYPGMGGQVLIVCFVVVVIGGIGSVKGALVASLLLGFVDTFGKVFWQEAAGVLIYLLMAVILLWKPQGLFKAG
- a CDS encoding branched-chain amino acid ABC transporter permease is translated as MNPTTLPARRHPRGNAALLAALGWLVAFAVLAVLPLLLTADSHKFYIELLSKVMIMAIFALSLQLLIGYTGLVSLGHAAYFAMAAYATAMLAPQSGPGNGWLLLAGALAASAGLALVVGALVLRTRGVYFIMVTLAFAQMVYFVFHDTKVAGGSDGTYIYFRPEFPVPGEYLLTVTDATHFYWLVWMGLVATVALLALVLRSRFGHALVGIRHNEQRMRAAGYATYRYQLGAFVAGGVLAGLAGFLYAIQFGFVNPEIASWHQSGNAMLMVILGGVGSLAGAVLGAFSFVLLAEWFSTLTKHWQLVMGGFIIVAVALLPRGLVSLPAVLRHGRRGKTGRHNGGHGTEASEAGKAGDGNARKTEAA
- a CDS encoding ABC transporter ATP-binding protein — translated: MNTPVLQAQQLTRRFGGLTAVAGVDLSLSLHEIHAVIGTNGAGKSTLINMLSCELPPTSGRLFLKGEEVTGWSQPRLARHGVGRSYQRNNIFLPLTVRENCRLAAQSRAQRAWRLWESAQGCRTSAALADEAMERAGLAQLADRPASDLAHGQKRQLEVAMCLATQPVALLLDEPLAGMGAEESTRMLGLLRGLREGHAILLVEHDMDAVFSVADRITVMVNGTVIATGTPEAIRANREVQLAYLGEEEGEAA
- a CDS encoding ABC transporter ATP-binding protein translates to MSTSISTATSTPTSTPMIEATGINAWYGSSHVLRGIDFTVGVGETVGLLGRNGMGKSTLLRTLLGHVRQRQGQIRVAGRDMSRAQPYEVARLGVAYVPEGRGIFPSLSVRENLLMAARKGCNGRNDWDEARVLDLFPRLKERLSHGGQQLSGGEQQMLSIGRALMTNPDCLVLDEATEGLAPRIVREIWEVIATVRATGIASVVVDRNFRSVLAHADRAVVLEKGRVVLAGPAADLAGKPEALDRYLGV